The following is a genomic window from Chania multitudinisentens RB-25.
GCTGGTTTTAGTTAGCGGTGTTTCGCGTTCTGGTATTGGTGGTAGTTACGCTGTGTCGCAATATGGTCGGCGATGTATTTGGCATCGTGCCATACGCCCCAAATAAATGTTGAACCACGGCGCGATAGCCAGGGTAACCCTAAGAAATAGATGCCAGCCTCACTTGAAACTCCGCGTTGATGTTGCGGTTTGCCTTTTTCATCGAAGGCGTTGACGTCAAGCCAGCTATAGTCAACCGTATACCCTGTTGCCCAGATAATAGAGGTAATTCCGGCCTCGGATAAATTAAGTTCCAGAATTGGGTGAGCCATACATTCCGGGTCGGGTAAGGTACGCCGGGCAGTGGGTTCTTCAGGCAGATCCAGCCCATTGCGAGTGATATAAGCATCTGCTGCATCCAGAAGTTCCAGATAGTTTTCGTCGCCCTTGGCAATATTTTCTTGTAGATCGGGGGCGAAAGTGACGTTGCCATTCTGGAAGGCACGAGTCAGCCCGACAAGCTTCACGCCTTCGTGGGCTAATTCACGGAAATCTACCGTATAGCCACCGTGAGCGCCGCTGACGGCGATCGTCACGTGCTCTTTTCCTGGCTGATTTACCGTTGCATCCCATAAGCCCAGCACCCCTAACCACCAGCAAAAATCCCGGTTGCGATAGGAACGAGGAGGGCGATCGTGTGCGCCCACGGAGAGGTAGACTTGTTTTCCGGCACGTTGTAGTTCATCGGCAATCTGTACCCCCGATGATCCTGCGCCAACGATCAACACGGCCCCGGCGGGTAATTGCTGTGGGTTACGGTAATGTGCGGAATGAATTTGCGTAAGCCGCTCGTCTTTGGGGGCGATTGCCGGGATCACCGGGCGTTGGAATGGGCCGGTTGCGGCCACGACATGCTTGGCTTCAATCAAACCTTCGGAGGTTTCAATGCGAAAACCGGGGCGGCCAAGATTGCGTTGTACATGTTTTACTTCTACGCCGGTGCGAATGGGGGCATTAAATTTATCAGCATATGCGGCAAAATAATCCGCAATTTGCTCTTTGGGAACAAAGCTATCAGCGTCAAAGCCGGTAAATTCCATGCCAGGAAAGCGGTCATGCCAGGCTGGGCCGTTAGCAACCAGAGAGTCCCAGCGTCCGGTACGCCAGGCTTCAGCGATCCGATTTTTTTCCAATACTAAATGGGGAATATCCAGTTTTGTCAGATGTTCACTGATGGCTATTCCTGCCTGACCTGCCCCGACCACCAGCGTATCAATTTCTATTTTGTTCGACGTCATATCTGCATCCTTAGAATGATTATTAGGCCAGGTAAACCGTGATTTGCCCCTTCATACCCGATAAAGAGCAAGATGCAGGCAGTCACCGCCTAAGCACCTGCAACGGGAAAAGTGACAGGTATAGGCTGTCTACCCTATGGAATCGAACTGAATGGGTAAAATATTATTAAACTAGGAACTGAGCATAAATTAATGATGCAAAGCAGAGCCTTCACGCAGGGATGCAGGGGAGGGGGAAAGACTATAGAAAGAGTTTAAGGCTGTATTTCTAACTGTTTTTTGTACCATCAGGTGGTTTTTTCAACAGCAGGAGGTCTTTTAATTTACCCCGTTACGTTTCCCTGGTGATATTTTGGCGTTGAGCCGCCCACTGTTTCTTCTGGCTGAAAAATGATCAAAGGTGGTTTCCCACAGGTGAAATTCATTTGGTTAAGGGATGTTTTTTAGCCGGTGATCTAGATAACTTCCTTCGTAATCGATGTACCTATTTGACGATTGTATGAGATAAAAATATATCTATTTAAATTGATTTTGTAAAAAAATATAAATAAACATACGTTGATTTTCACGATTTTTGTTCATTGATACCATTTAAGAATATGGATTTCACATGCTGAATTTTTCTTAATTTTATTATTACTCTCAGCTTTTATAAGTAATTATTTATGTTTTTATCAAAAACTCGGTTAATTCTAATTTTTTTAAAAATCCAACAATAAAAAAATGCATAACATTGAATTTAAAGGATAAAAAAACAAGTTTCTCTAATTTATTATCCATTTAATTATGTTTTTTTTCAAAGAAAATCGCTATATCCGATCAAATAATTTTTTTTGATAGTTTTTATCTATCGTTAAATGTATTATTAAGTGGTTTAAACATGTTTTAAAAATTAATTTTTGTGCTTAACATGCATAGAAATTTGGAGTTATTGTTTGGGACTAATCCTTAACTATGCTTCCGTATTAATAATGTGTCTGCTAAATAATTTTTAGGCGATGGTCATTAATGGATAATGAATATTAATAGGCCTCTACGTGAATGAGGACTATTGAACATGAGTGTCAAAACTTATCTGTGCAGCCATTTCTTCACCATTGGGTGCGAAGCGGCATTCGGTGATTTAATCAACATGGATTCAGTTAAGGAATGTGATTACCTCTTTGTTGATTTTAGCTTTACTAACATTGCCGCACTGTCAAGTTACGAATGGATAGTTTCTCTCTCTCGCTATAAAGTTATCTTGATTAGTGATGTCAGGTTGCTTCCCTTGGCTGCCTTTTTTCAGGAAAGGTTTACAGAGATTGTGGCTATTTTTACTTGTCATGACTCTATTGAGCATATTGGATTTTTTATAAAAACTTATGATAACGGCCAAGAACGTAAAGAAGTCAATATTGAGCCGTTGTCTGAAGCTGAGTTTTTATGTATGTCAAATATACTCAAAGGGGTCAGTGTCAGTATGGAAGCTAAAATAAAAAAATTACATGTAAAAACAATCTATTCACGCAGGAGAAAAGTAGGGGAAAAACTGGGAGTGAGAAAACTATCTTCTCTATACACTTTCTTTGTTGATGAAAACCCCGACTTTTAAATATTGTTACCGTCTGCAAACGCGATGCCTATGACGCCGGAACAGCTTGAGATACGTGAGCTAAATTAACCGCCGCACAACCGGGCCAAAGTTGCCACACAGTGTGTAAGCCTCTGTTAGGGGGGATCTGGTAAGCACCATCAATGATTTGTACTTTATCCATACAGATACTCTGGGTTAATTCTGTGTTCAGGCGGATAAAAGAAATCAATGAGGGGTATATTTTTTATTCTTTCAGATGACAAAATTAATATTTTATCTCTTGCTCAATCAATGTTCATTATCGCTCCAATAAGAAAATGTGGCCGGGAATAACGGCCACTCCATATACCCATCATACTTCAAGTTGCCTGTGCGTTGGCTTTGTGACTCGGCCCCTTCGTGGGGCCTGCCCTGTGCCGCTGCTTTCCTGTAACTCGAGTTATTGTGGATATATACCAATAATAATTTTCTTAATCAGGAGTTCACCATGTCTGTGACTGAATCATCGCCGCCGCTCATTGAAAAACACACTATTGGTTATATTCCCCCTGAAGAACGCCATGGGAAAGTAAGGGATTTATTTACGCTCTGGTTTGGTGGCAATATTGCCCCTCTTCCTATTGTCACCGGTGCGCTTGGCGTACAGCTGTTTCATTTAAATCTGTTCTGGGGAGTCATCGCTATTCTGGTGGGCCACTTTATCGGTGGTATATTTATGGCATTGCATTCGGCCCAGGGGCCGCAAATGGGCATTCCACAAATGATCCAAAGCCGGGCCCAATTTGGTTCTAGAGGATCTCTGCTGGTTGTGGCGATCGCCGGAATAATGTATGTCGGCTTTTTTACCTCCAATATTGTGCTGGCGGGTAAGTCACTGCATGGTGTTGTTGAAAGCATATCGGTTCCCATGGGGATTGTTGTGGGGGCGCTAGGTTCTTGTGTGATTGGCATTATTGGCTATCGCTTCATTCATGTGCTTAACAGGATCGGAACATGGGTGCTGGGTATCGGGATTGTGCTGGGGTTTGGCTACATTCTTACTCATATACCTACCGCAGACTTTCTGACTCGCGGGGGGTTTAATATCTCCGGCTGGCTGGCAACGGTATCGCTGGGCGCGTTATGGCAAATTGCCTTCGCACCCTATGTTTCTGATTATTCACGTTACTTACCGGCAGATGTTTCTGTGCCAGCCACGTTCTGGACGACTTACTTAGGCTCTGTATTAGGTTCCAGCCTGTCTTTTATTTTCGGGGCGGTCGCCGTATTGGCCACGCCCGTGGGGATGGACACCATGGATGCCGTGAAGCTTGCCACCGGGGTGCTTGGCCCTTTAATGCTGGTCTTATTCCTGTTGAGCGTCATCAGCCACAATGCGCTTAATCTGTATGGTGCGGTGATATCGGTCATCACCCTGGTGCAGACATTTTCCTGGCGTTGGATCCCAACCGCCAAGAGCCGGGCGGTGTTATCCATTATTGTGCTGATCTGCTGCTGCGTTGCCGCTATTTATACCTCGGCAGATTTTATCGGCCACTTCGTTGATCTGGTTCTGGCCCTGTTGGTGGTGCTGGTTCCCTGGACGGCCATTAATTTGATTGATTATTACGCCATTCATAAAGGCCAATATGATATTAATTCGATTTTCCAGGCTAATGGCGGTATCTACGGTTATTACAATCCTCAAGCATTATTAGCCTATGTTATCGGTATTTTGGTACAGATCCCCTTTATGAATACGCCTTTATATGTAGGGCCGATTTCAGCCCATATTAATGGGGCCGATCTCTCCTGGTTGGTTGGCTTGGTAGTCACATCACCGTTGTATTATTGGATGGCCAGCCGTAATAGCGCTTATCGCCGCCAGCAAATGGCTGTCTAACGGTTAAAGGCTGGTTAGTTTTTACCTTACCAGCCCTAACGAAAAATATCGTTTCTTCCATTATGTTTTTTTTGCATGATGAGGAGATTGCACTTATTCCTTGTATATTATTGAGTTAACAGGAGCTGTTCATGAGCCAGATCACTCATACACGCATTCGTATGTTCAATACTAAAGAAACCTATCCTAATCAGTCGTTGGATAATGATCTTTGCCAAGCAGTGCGTGCAGGAAATACCGTATATGTTCGTGGCCAAGTCGGTACCGATTTTGAAGGGAATCTGGTGGGGTTAGGTGATCCACGTGCTCAAGCTGAACAAGCGATGAAAAACGTGAAACAGTTGCTCGAAGAAGCGGGGAGCGATCTGTCGCACATTGTTAAAACTACCACCTATATTATTGATCCGAGGTATCGTGAGCCTGTTTATCAGGAAGTCGGTCAATGGCTTAAAGGCGTATTTCCGATTTCTACCGGGATTGTGGTTTCTGCACTAGCACAGCCACAGTGGTTAATGGAAATCGATATTATTGCTGTTATTCCAGAAGGCTGGGCAACCAAGGAGTCCGTATGACCTTTTCTATTGCGGCGCGCTGTGCCGAAACCGGGCAGTTGGGTATTGCCCTCAGTTCTTCAAGCATAGCGGTGGGTGCCCGTTGCCCTTGGCTACTGCCTGGAGTGGGCGCGGTTTCCAGCCAGAACATCACATTACCCAGGCTTGGCCAGCAGATCCTGGAAAAACTGGAACAGGATTTGCCGCCAGGCAGGGCGTTGGAAAGGGTACTGGCTGATAATGCTTTCAGCGAATATCGCCAGGTTATCGTGATTGATCGTGCGGGTAATACCGCTGTTTTCAGCGGCGTAAAATCATTGGGCACACACCATACGGTGCAGGGTAAAGACTGTGTGGCGGCGGGCAATATGCTGGCGGGTAAGGACGTTATTGATGCCATGGTGAGTGCCTTTGAACATGCAACAGGCCAATTGACCGATCGCTTAATGGCGGCGCTGCAAGCGGCGGTAGAGCATGGCGGCGAGGCTGGCCCGGTACATTCTGCCGCGCTAAAGGTGGTGGGGGAGCACTCTTGGCCAATCGTTGACCTGCGGGTTGATTGGGCTGAGGAAGATCCGATTGGTGAATTAGCTACGCTTTGGCAGGCATATGCACCGCAGATGCAGGCGTACATCACGCGAGCGTTAGATCCCCGCGATGCGCCAAGCTATGGGGTTCCGGGCGATGAGTGATGCAGTGCGTAATATATTGGGGAAGTTGCTGGCTTTTGATACCACCAGCCGTGAATCCAACCTTGAATTGATCGATTTTATTCAAGGTTACCTGACTGAGTTAGGGGTGGAAACGCAGCTTTTTCAGGATGCAAACGCTAAAAAAGCGAATCTCTACGCACGTCTTGGCCCCGCCGGTAATGGCGGGGTGATGCTGTCTGGTCATACCGATGTCGTGCCTGTTGATGGGCAGCCATGGACGATGCCACCTTTTGCGCTGACGCATCACAATGGCCGCTACTATGGCCGTGGTAGCGCCGATATGAAGGGCTTTCTGGCGTGCGTTTTAGCCTCTGTGCCGGGTTTTCTGGCTCAACCGTTGCGCATGCCGCTGCATTTGGCATTTTCCTATGACGAGGAAGTAGGGTGCCTGGGGGTGCGCAGCTTAGTGGCACACCTGAAGGTTTCGCAGGATAAACCCGCGATGTGCATTATCGGTGAGCCCACGGAGATGAAACCGGTGTATGGCCATAAAGGGAAACTGGCGATGCGCTGCCAAGTGCAGGGCCATGCCTGCCATTCGGCTTATACGCCGCGCGGCGTGAATGCCATTGAGTATGCGGCCAAACTGATTAATAAACTCACCTTGCTCGGTGCTCAACTCGCCACCACGCAGAACCCGCGTTTTGATCCGCCCTATAGCACGCTACAGGTTGGCACCATCCATGGGGGAACGGCGCTCAACATTGTGCCGCAGGATTGCCAGTTCGATTTTGAAATTCGCCATTTACCTGGCGTTGAGGTTGATAGCGTTATTAGCGAACTGGAGCAGTATGCTGATGATGAGCTGTTGCCGGCCATGCAAAAGGTGGCGGCCAGCAGTGATATCCACTTTCAGCCATTAAGCCAATACCCAGGATTATTAACCGATCCGCAGTCTGATTTTGCCCGCTGGCTGGCGCAGTGGTGCAGCAATGACGAGTTCACCACGGTGGCTTTCGGTACGGAAGGGGGGTTATTTGATGAGGCCGGGGTGGCTACGCTGGTTTGCGGGCCTGGCAGTATGGAGCAAGGCCACAAACCCGATGAATATGTTAGCGTTGAACAGCTTGAACGCTGTATGGGAATGCTGGCTAACTTACGTACCTGGATGGCGGCCTGATTATAGCGATGCGCTTAGAGCATACTCGGCAGTTCAGCCTTGCAAAAATCAACGAACAGCTGGGCAGGTTTGGTCAGCTGGTTGCGGGTTAACCAGGCCACCACCAGCCCAGAACCTTCGACCTCATCTTGCAGCTCAACCGTTACCAGCGGTTGGCCATCGTAGCTGTACTGGCCATGGGGCCGCGTCACCAAAATAGCAAAACCCAGCCCTTGGCCGACCATGCCACGCACCATTTCTATTGATGGTGAACTAAAAACAATATTGGGGGTAAGGCCAACCTGGGTAAACAAATTAACGAAGTAATTTCGGCTTGGTAAAACGTCCAGCAGGATCATCGGCTCAGCGGCTAAATCCGCCAGCGACACCTGTGTTTGCTGCGCGAATTGATGGTTGGCAGGCAATAATACGTAAGGCTTTCTTGGCTCAACCAGGGCATCCGTTGAAATATGGTTGTTCAGGTCATGGTGATATAAAAGGGAGACATCAAGATTCCCTGCCGTCAGGCTTTGCACTAATTCATGCTGTTCGCCATCACGAATAACGGTCTCTATGCCAGGATACAGTGTTTTAAAACCTCTAATCAGTTTAGGTAAAATTAATGGCGCAACCGTTTCAAAACAGCCAATGTTAATTTGCCCTGACACCAGGTCATTATCCGCTAAAGCATTCTGCTCAAATAAGTGAGCCATTCTTAATAATTTTTGTGCTTTGCTATAAAAACGGGCGCCAGAAGGCGTGAGTGAAACCCCCTGAGCATGGTGGCGAATAAAAAGTTGTACCCCGAAGCTGTCTTCAAGGCCTTTTATTGCGGTGGAGATAGAGGGTTGCGCGATATATAGCTTACGTGAAGCTTCAGCAACGCTCCTACATCTGGCGGTGGTAACGAAATATTTAAGCTGGCGCAAGGTGTAGTTAGCCATTGTTGATTCCTCGATTTCTGATAGAGATAAATTTTACTGACGCTTGAGTCACTCCTCTGTGGTTTTGATGATGTTACAATAAACAAAGATTAATTTTTAATTAAATGTTTATTTATTGTAAAAATTGTGTTTGGCAGCATAAGGCAATCCCTATCATTTAACAGTGAAGTCGCTCAAAGAATCCGGATAGACGCTGCCCGGAGCTTGTTCTGGCTAATTTCCCTTTGCAAAGTATTTTTATTACCACCCGCAATATTTTTACTGCTTTTCCCCCGTCATGAAGCTAGATAGCATCAATTGTTCAATTTAACATTTCATAAACATATGAATTACATGATGGGGGTGAAAGCATGTTGAACCTCAGCTACTGGCAAGAGCGGGCCGCTCGCCAGGGTTTCATTGCTCAGGCAATCATTGATGGTCGCCAGATTGCAGCGAGATCGGGCATGACGCTTGATGTGCTCAATCCTGCAACCAACCAGATATTGGCAAAAGTCGCCGCTTGCGATGAAGCGGAAGCCGATCACGCCGTGCGTGCTGCGCGCCGCAGTTTTGAGCAGGGAGTCTGGGCACACCAATCCCCGCTGGAGCGCAAAAGGGTGTTGCTGCGCCTGGCCGAACTGATCCTTGAACACCGTGAAGAACTGGCTCTGCTTGATTCCATGAGTATGGGCAAACCGGTGATGGACGCTTGGAATGTTGATGTGCCTGGAGCCGCCCATGTGTTCTCCTGGTATGCGGAAAGCCTGGATAAGCTGTATGGGCAGACAGCACCAACGGCGCAGAACGTAGTCGCGACCGTCACCCGGATGCCATTGGGCGTGGTGGCTGCGGTGGTGCCGTGGAACTTCCCGCTGGATATGGCTGCCTGGAAGCTGGCCCCGGCGCTGGCGGCAGGAAACAGCGTGGTGCTTAAACCGGCCGAGCAGTCGCCTTTCTCAGCATTGCGCCTGGCAGAATTGGCGTTAGAAGCGGGGTTGCCTGCTGGAGTATTGAACGTGGTGCCTGGGCTGGGTGATCGGGTTGGCAAGGCTCTAGGGTTGCATAACGATGTCGATTGCCTGGTCTTTACCGGTTCCACCCGGGTTGGCAAGGCTTTCATGCAGTATTCGGCTGAATCGAACCTCAAGCAGGTTTGGCTGGAATGCGGCGGTAAAAGCCCAAGTCTGATCTTTGCTGACTGCCAGGATCTGAATCTGGCCGCAGAAAAAGCCGCTTTCGCCATCTTCTATAACCAAGGGGAAGTCTGTTCGGCGAATTCCCGCTTACTGGTACAGCGCTCAATTCATGATGAGTTTGTTGAACGCCTGATCGCGCAGGCGGCTCACTGGCAGCCAGGTGATCCTCTTGATCCGCAGAGCCGTGCCGGTGCTTTGGTCGATGCACGGCAGACTCAGCGAGTGATGGGGTTTATCGAAGGGGCCAGACAGGACGGTGCGCACCTTGTTCACGGTGGTCAGCGCCTGAACATCAACGGTTCCAGCAATTTTGTACAACCGACGCTGTTTACGCAGGTGGGCAGCGAGATGCGGCTGGCTCAGGAAGAAGTGTTCGGCCCGGTTCTGGCGATCTCCACTTTTGATCACGAAGACGATGCAGTACGTATGGCGAACAACAGCATCTACGGCCTGGCCGCTTCGGTTTGGAGTGACGATCTCAATCGGGCTCACCGGGTAGCACAGCGGCTGAATGTCGGAACGGTTTCAATCAACACCGTCGATGCGCTGGACGTGAGCGTTCCCTTTGGCGGCAGCAAACAATCGGGCTTTGGGCGCGATCTCTCTTTGCACTCTTTCGATAAATATACCCAATTGAAAACGACCTGGATTCAGCTGCGCTAGCACGTCAATACAGCTCCCTGACAATAACAAGGTTTAGAGCATAGAGGGTGAGACGATGACTCAAAAAGCTAATGTATTATTGGACACCATCCCCGTAAGCAGCCTGAACACCGGGGCCCGGCAGAGAACGCTGGGCCTGGGCGCATTGCTGTCGGTTTCTATCGGTTTAGTGGTATCACAAGGTGTTATGGTATTGATGTTGCAAGCCGTTGGGATTGCAGGCTTCGGTTTTATCATCCCCTTGAGCCTGGCTTATCTGCTGGCGCTCAGTTACGCATTTTCGTTTTCTGAACTGTCATTAATGATCCCGCGTGCGGGCAGCCTAAGCAGCTATACCGAAGTCGCCATTGGTCAGTTTCCGGCGATCCTGGCGACGTTTTCCGGCTATATCGTGGTCGCGATGTTTGCGCTTTCGGCAGAACTGCTGCTGCTTGATCTGATTATCGGCAAAGTTTTCCCAACATCAGCATTGCCACCGTTGACGGTCGCCTTCGGCATATTGGGGATATTTACCTTACTTAACCTGTTGAATATTGACATTTTCGCGCGTTTACAGTCGTTGCTGGCGGTGGTGATGCTGGTGGTTCTGCTGTTGCTGGGGTTGAATGCGATCGGCCATGAACAAGCACAGCCTGTCACTCATCTGCTGGCGGGCAGTTCAGGGAACCCACTCGGTTGGGGCGTGTTAACGCTGGTTGCCATGGCCATCTGGGGGTTTGTGGGGGCAGAGTTTGTCTGCCCGCTGGTGGAGGAGGCTCGCCGCCCAGAGCGCGATATTCCCCGTTCCATGATCATCGGTTTGAGCGTGATTTTCTGCACTATTGTGATTTATTGCCTGGGGGCGCTGTTGTTGATCCCGGCAGAGGAATTGGCGAGCAACGGTTTGCCGCACTATCTGTTTGCGACGGTAGTGTTTGGGGAAACCGGGCAATTCTTCCTGGTGACTGCGGCGATCACCGCGACCTGTAGTACGCTGAATTCCTCTCTGGCAACCATTCCGCGCATGTTGAGCGGAATGGCGCAGAATGGCCAGGCTTTCCCTTGTTTCAAGCGGCACAGTGCAAAAACCGGCTCACCTTGGGTATCGGTATTGTTTGTAGCTGGTATTACCGGGTTGCCGCTGTTGCTGATGGAAATTGGTTCGATCAACCTGTTGCTGAGTGCCGCGGCACTCTCCTGGCTGCTGGCTTACATTATCACTCATATTAATGTGCTGGTGCTGCGTAAGCGTTACCCAGACCAAAAGCGGCCTTTCCGCACCCCTTTTTATCCGCTGCCGCAGGTGATTGGTATCGTTGGCATGCTGTATGCCATATGGAATATTTCACCCTCAGCGGAACAGGCGATACAGATTTATGCGGTAGCAGGGGGAGTACTGGGGCTGGTTTCACTGATTGCGGTGTTATGGATCAAATTCGTGATGCGTAAGCCTCTGTTTAAACCAGAACCTCTGGAACATGCCCTGTTTCCAAATCAGCCCCAAACAGCACATGACGGCCATAGAGCCGCTGCCGAGACTAGGTAAAAGGATAATAGCCAATGAATATGCAAAGTAAGCGTGAAACACGTGATTATCAGGAATTGGATGCGAGCCATCATATCCATGCTTTTTTGGACCAAAAGGCCCTGAACGCAGAAGGGGTACGGGTGATAGTGAAAGGTAAGGGGCTCTACTTGTGGGATAACGATGGTAATCGTTACCTCGACGGGATGTCGGGTCTGTGGTGCACCAATCTTGGCTATGGGCGTGAAGATCTGGTGGCCGCAGCGACCCAGCAGATGCAACAACTGCCGTACTACAATATGTTTTTCCACACCACGCACCCGGCGGTGGTGGAATTATCAGAAATGCTGTTCAGCCTGCTGCCGAAGCATTATAGCCATGCCATCTATACCAACTCAGGCTCTGAAGCTAATGAGGTGCTGATCCGCACGGTGCGCCGCTACTGGCAGGTGGTTGGGCAACCGAAAAAGCGGATCATGATTGGCCGCTGGAATGGTTACCACGGTTCCACCTTGGCCAGTGCTGCTATGGGCGGGATGAAGTTTATGCATGAGATGGGTGGCATGTTGCCGGAAATCGCCCATATTGATGAACCTTATTGGTATGCTCACCATGGCAATATGACGCCCGATGAATTTGGCCGCCGTTGTGCCCTGCAATTGGAGGAAAAAATTCTCGAGCTAGGGGCGGAGAATATTGCCGGATTTATTGCCGAGCCTTTCCAAGGGGCCGGAGGCATGATCTTCCCACCGGAAAGCTACTGGCCGGAGATACAGCGGATCTGCCGCCAATATCATGTACTCCTGTGTGCGGACGAAGTCATTGGTGG
Proteins encoded in this region:
- a CDS encoding aspartate aminotransferase family protein, producing MNMQSKRETRDYQELDASHHIHAFLDQKALNAEGVRVIVKGKGLYLWDNDGNRYLDGMSGLWCTNLGYGREDLVAAATQQMQQLPYYNMFFHTTHPAVVELSEMLFSLLPKHYSHAIYTNSGSEANEVLIRTVRRYWQVVGQPKKRIMIGRWNGYHGSTLASAAMGGMKFMHEMGGMLPEIAHIDEPYWYAHHGNMTPDEFGRRCALQLEEKILELGAENIAGFIAEPFQGAGGMIFPPESYWPEIQRICRQYHVLLCADEVIGGFGRTGEWFAHQHFGFEPDTLSIAKGLTSGYVPMGGLVLSKTMAEALVEKGGVFAHGLTYSGHPVAAAVALANIKALRDEAIVGRVKKDIGPYLQKGLREVFTGHPLVGEIQGTGMVAALQFAENKASRQRFANESDITWRCRTYGFEEGVIIRSTAGRMIMAPALVASHGEIDELLEKTKRAVDHTARDLGLM